A section of the Roseomonas marmotae genome encodes:
- a CDS encoding ABC transporter permease — translation MPHDLPPAGQPRRGEANARRVEALLAAARRRRRLQRLLPWLIILVSFLAWEVAVRALEVPAFVLPAPSAVAESMVKWWWPLLDNAWQTLMTTLIGFALAIVFGLLLGVAIGSSTLLYHGLYPLLIGFNSVPKVAVVPILVIWFGIGTVPAVITAFLISFFPIVVNVATGIATVEPELRDVLRALGARPIDIIRKVGLPRAMPYFFASLKIAITVAFVGSIMAETVAANKGIGYLMILASSRFDVPLVFAGLFITGVMGVLMYALAVMVEERTTGWAMRGQADQNVTPLAGA, via the coding sequence ATGCCGCATGACCTGCCGCCCGCCGGCCAGCCGCGCCGCGGCGAGGCCAATGCGCGCCGGGTGGAGGCGCTGCTGGCCGCCGCGCGCCGGCGGCGCCGGCTGCAACGCCTGCTGCCCTGGCTGATCATCCTCGTCAGCTTCCTGGCCTGGGAAGTGGCCGTGCGTGCCCTGGAGGTGCCGGCCTTCGTGCTGCCGGCCCCCAGCGCCGTGGCGGAGAGCATGGTGAAGTGGTGGTGGCCGCTGCTGGACAATGCCTGGCAGACGCTGATGACCACACTGATCGGCTTCGCGCTGGCCATCGTCTTCGGTCTGCTGCTGGGGGTGGCGATCGGTAGCTCCACCCTGCTCTATCACGGGCTCTACCCGCTGCTGATCGGCTTCAACTCCGTCCCCAAGGTGGCGGTGGTGCCGATCCTCGTGATCTGGTTCGGCATCGGCACCGTGCCCGCCGTCATCACGGCCTTCCTGATCAGCTTCTTCCCCATCGTCGTGAATGTCGCGACGGGCATCGCGACCGTGGAGCCGGAACTGCGGGACGTGCTGCGCGCGCTGGGCGCGCGGCCCATCGACATCATCCGCAAGGTCGGGCTGCCGCGCGCCATGCCCTATTTCTTCGCCTCGCTGAAGATCGCCATCACGGTGGCCTTCGTCGGCTCGATCATGGCGGAGACGGTCGCGGCCAATAAGGGCATCGGCTACCTGATGATCCTGGCCTCCTCCCGCTTCGACGTGCCGCTGGTCTTCGCCGGGCTCTTCATCACGGGGGTCATGGGCGTGCTGATGTATGCCCTGGCGGTGATGGTGGAGGAACGCACCACCGGCTGGGCCATGCGCGGGCAGGCCGACCAGAACGTGACGCCACTCGCAGGCGCCTGA
- a CDS encoding divergent polysaccharide deacetylase family protein yields the protein MSPAPPPGRSLWRALVLFWVVVTLGAGGTLGVLAWLGAPPALAPRALVPPPQAAPEDEPAASEPMPARPAMEARAPAPVPETLPSAPEPAAPLALPEAPEPPPLPSAGMTRTEHPIPPPDPALLEQGEAGPLPRIGADGREPRQAYARAFDRADTRPRVALAVMGASEPALRRLPGPVGLALAEGPAGLLEAARARGMETLLLLPAEIDAPDPVLARFTGYVGALGAGEVPGWMQQALRERGLLLVDARPGGATPAQAWGRAADLLLEAAPTRGEIDRQLAELERLARERGSALGILPGPQPLMVERVAAWAAGLPERGLVLAPVTAMIRRPSAER from the coding sequence ATGAGCCCGGCCCCTCCTCCGGGCCGGAGCCTCTGGCGGGCGCTCGTGCTGTTCTGGGTGGTGGTGACGCTGGGTGCGGGCGGCACGCTGGGCGTGCTGGCCTGGCTCGGCGCCCCGCCCGCCCTGGCGCCCCGCGCCCTGGTGCCGCCACCCCAGGCGGCGCCGGAGGATGAACCCGCCGCCTCGGAGCCCATGCCTGCCAGGCCAGCGATGGAAGCCCGCGCGCCCGCCCCGGTTCCCGAGACGCTGCCCTCCGCGCCGGAACCGGCCGCGCCCCTGGCCCTGCCCGAGGCACCGGAACCGCCGCCGCTGCCCAGCGCCGGCATGACCAGGACCGAGCATCCGATACCGCCGCCCGACCCGGCGCTGCTGGAGCAGGGCGAGGCCGGTCCCCTGCCGCGCATCGGCGCCGATGGGCGGGAGCCGCGCCAGGCCTATGCACGCGCCTTCGACCGGGCCGATACGCGCCCGCGCGTGGCGCTGGCGGTGATGGGCGCCAGCGAGCCGGCGTTGCGCCGCCTGCCCGGTCCCGTTGGCCTGGCCCTGGCCGAGGGCCCGGCGGGGCTGCTGGAGGCCGCGCGGGCGCGGGGCATGGAGACCCTGCTGCTGCTGCCGGCCGAGATCGACGCGCCGGACCCCGTCCTGGCGCGCTTCACCGGCTATGTCGGCGCGCTGGGGGCGGGGGAGGTGCCGGGCTGGATGCAGCAGGCGCTCAGGGAACGCGGCCTCCTGCTGGTGGATGCACGCCCCGGCGGGGCGACGCCTGCCCAGGCCTGGGGCCGCGCCGCCGACCTGTTACTGGAAGCGGCGCCGACGCGTGGCGAGATCGACCGGCAACTGGCGGAACTGGAGCGGCTGGCGCGGGAGCGCGGCTCGGCGCTGGGCATCCTGCCGGGTCCCCAGCCGCTGATGGTGGAACGTGTGGCCGCCTGGGCAGCAGGATTGCCCGAGAGAGGACTTGTGCTCGCGCCCGTGACGGCCATGATCCGGCGTCCCAGCGCCGAAAGGTAA
- a CDS encoding malonyl-CoA decarboxylase, which yields MSDVAVAEVGLLDRAWKRVSLLWRDMAASVGATSADASWEARMRACLEAPGGEVSARARAAGLAQSYQTAPEAADRLAFFQALAGFDSDFKAVEAAMAEVSAAKDPASRAAAKARLRQALEPPRLKLLTQFTAIPDGMKFLVDMRADLMRLMGQDPMLKALERDLCGLLASWFDLGFLELRRIDWDSPASLLEKLVGYEAVHRIRTWRDLKNRLDSDRRCYAFFHPRMPEEPLIFVEVALVKGLSGSVQKLLDEKAPVLDPRLADTAIFYSINNCQRGLDGISFGNSLIKRVVALLQEELRGLKTFATLSPIPGFRRWLEEVKEEPGLLTEEESKALAEAAGTPDGISALLLVLAARRPLSLAWIGKAEPVLTRLCARYLVLETGRDGRRARDPVGHFHLSNGARVERINWRGDISEKGLKESLSFMVNYLYDPAKIEDYHEAYVGEGSRAAPAALRKLARGGR from the coding sequence ATGTCAGACGTCGCCGTTGCCGAAGTAGGGTTGCTTGATCGGGCCTGGAAGCGGGTTTCCCTGCTCTGGAGGGATATGGCGGCCTCGGTCGGCGCAACTTCGGCCGATGCGTCCTGGGAGGCGCGGATGCGCGCCTGCCTGGAAGCGCCGGGCGGGGAGGTCTCGGCCCGCGCCCGCGCGGCGGGGCTGGCCCAGTCCTATCAGACGGCGCCGGAGGCAGCGGATCGGCTGGCCTTCTTCCAGGCCCTGGCTGGGTTCGATTCGGATTTCAAAGCCGTCGAGGCCGCGATGGCCGAGGTCAGCGCGGCGAAGGACCCCGCCTCCCGCGCCGCCGCCAAGGCCCGGCTGCGGCAGGCGCTGGAGCCGCCGCGCCTGAAGCTGCTGACGCAGTTCACCGCCATCCCCGACGGCATGAAGTTCCTGGTGGATATGCGGGCCGACCTGATGCGGCTCATGGGCCAGGACCCCATGCTGAAGGCGCTGGAGCGCGACCTCTGCGGTCTGCTGGCCAGCTGGTTCGACCTGGGCTTCCTGGAGCTGCGGCGGATCGACTGGGATTCCCCGGCCTCGCTGCTGGAGAAGCTGGTGGGCTATGAGGCCGTGCATCGCATCCGCACCTGGCGGGACCTGAAGAACCGGCTGGATTCCGACCGCCGCTGCTACGCCTTCTTCCACCCGCGCATGCCGGAGGAGCCGCTGATCTTCGTCGAGGTGGCGCTGGTGAAGGGCCTCTCCGGTTCCGTGCAGAAGCTGCTGGACGAGAAGGCGCCGGTGCTCGACCCCCGGCTGGCGGATACCGCCATCTTCTATTCCATCAACAACTGCCAGCGCGGGCTGGATGGCATCTCCTTCGGCAATTCACTGATCAAGCGCGTGGTCGCCCTGTTGCAGGAGGAACTGCGGGGGCTGAAGACCTTCGCCACCCTCTCGCCCATCCCCGGCTTCCGCCGTTGGCTGGAGGAGGTGAAGGAGGAACCCGGCCTGCTGACGGAGGAGGAGTCGAAGGCCCTGGCCGAGGCCGCCGGCACGCCGGACGGCATCTCCGCCCTGCTGCTGGTTCTGGCCGCCCGCCGCCCGCTCTCTCTTGCCTGGATCGGCAAGGCGGAGCCGGTACTGACGCGCCTCTGCGCCCGCTACCTGGTGCTGGAGACCGGACGGGATGGCCGCCGGGCCCGCGACCCGGTCGGGCATTTCCACCTCTCCAACGGCGCGAGGGTGGAGCGGATCAACTGGCGTGGCGACATCTCGGAGAAGGGGCTGAAGGAGAGCCTCAGCTTCATGGTGAACTACCTCTACGATCCCGCGAAGATCGAGGACTACCACGAGGCTTATGTGGGCGAGGGTAGCCGCGCCGCCCCTGCGGCGCTTCGCAAGCTGGCGCGCGGCGGGCGCTAG
- a CDS encoding RNA pyrophosphohydrolase: MSDLPYRRNVGAALFNRDGQVLIARRADLPSGAAAWQLPQGGLEEGEDPRAAVLRELFEEIGIARVEIIGEMQDWLHYDLPDELIGKALGGRYRGQMQKWFALRFTGEDREIRLDLDPHPEFDAWRWADLTELPALAVAFRKPVYSRLVREFARFATPKA; the protein is encoded by the coding sequence ATGTCCGACCTGCCCTATCGCCGCAATGTGGGTGCCGCGCTGTTCAACCGCGACGGCCAGGTGCTGATCGCCCGCCGCGCCGATTTGCCCTCCGGCGCCGCCGCCTGGCAGTTGCCGCAGGGCGGGCTGGAGGAGGGCGAGGACCCCCGCGCCGCCGTGCTGCGCGAATTGTTCGAGGAGATCGGCATCGCCAGGGTCGAGATCATCGGCGAGATGCAGGACTGGCTGCATTACGACCTGCCGGACGAGCTGATCGGCAAGGCGCTGGGCGGGCGCTATCGCGGCCAGATGCAGAAATGGTTCGCCCTCCGCTTCACGGGTGAGGATCGCGAGATCCGCCTGGACCTGGACCCCCATCCGGAATTCGATGCCTGGCGCTGGGCGGATCTCACGGAACTGCCTGCCCTGGCCGTGGCCTTCCGCAAGCCGGTCTACAGCCGCCTGGTGCGGGAATTCGCGCGCTTCGCCACGCCGAAGGCCTGA
- a CDS encoding NAD(P)H-hydrate dehydratase → MIPSRFPLPLLTPDEMAAVDRAAIAAGTPGLTLMQAAGAAVARAIRRRFRPRRLLVLAGPGNNGGDGYMAARLLEREGWPVAVAALAPPRPGSDAALAAAAWRGPMLPFAPEALGRAGLVLDALFGAGLSRDLDGPAAAVLRAARASVVAVDVPSGLDGATGEVRGFAPRAAVTVSFGRLKPGHLLLPGRDLCGELVLADIGLPEAALRAVPARAFHNAPGLWHLPARGAEQHKFSHGHVTIPGGAAMPGAARLAAMAARRVGAGLVTLAAEDAATASLFRQGEPGLLVAGPPPEDLLADARRNAWVLGPGLPPGPDTLALLRRVVEAGRQAVVDGGALTAAAGQPQLLRGAAILTPHAGEFGKVFGSPPGDRLSAARMAAALTGAVVVLKGSDSIIAAPDGRVAINANAPPALATAGSGDVLAGLAGGLLAQNMPPFQAACAAVWLHGKAAGLALGDARPGAPLVAEDLLHQIRAAWMAAVEK, encoded by the coding sequence ATGATTCCGTCCCGCTTCCCGCTGCCCCTGCTGACCCCCGATGAAATGGCGGCGGTGGATCGCGCCGCCATCGCCGCCGGCACGCCGGGCCTCACGCTGATGCAGGCGGCCGGGGCAGCGGTGGCGCGGGCCATCCGGCGGCGTTTCCGCCCGCGCCGCCTGCTGGTGCTGGCTGGGCCCGGAAATAATGGCGGGGACGGCTATATGGCAGCCCGGCTGCTGGAGCGGGAGGGCTGGCCGGTGGCGGTGGCCGCCCTGGCCCCGCCGCGTCCGGGCAGCGACGCCGCTCTCGCCGCGGCAGCATGGCGTGGGCCCATGCTGCCCTTCGCCCCGGAGGCCCTGGGCCGGGCCGGGCTGGTGCTGGATGCGCTGTTCGGCGCCGGACTGTCGCGCGACCTGGACGGGCCGGCGGCGGCGGTGCTGCGGGCAGCGCGCGCGTCGGTGGTGGCGGTGGATGTGCCCTCTGGCCTGGATGGCGCCACCGGTGAGGTGCGCGGCTTTGCCCCCCGTGCGGCCGTGACGGTGAGTTTTGGCCGGCTGAAGCCGGGGCATCTGCTGCTGCCCGGGCGCGATCTCTGCGGGGAACTGGTGCTGGCCGATATCGGCCTGCCGGAAGCCGCGCTGCGGGCGGTGCCGGCGCGGGCCTTCCACAATGCCCCTGGCCTCTGGCACCTGCCGGCGCGAGGGGCGGAGCAGCACAAGTTCAGCCATGGGCATGTCACCATCCCCGGCGGCGCGGCCATGCCCGGCGCGGCCCGGCTGGCGGCCATGGCCGCGCGCCGCGTGGGGGCCGGCCTCGTCACCCTGGCCGCCGAGGATGCCGCCACGGCCAGCCTGTTCCGTCAGGGCGAGCCGGGCCTGCTGGTGGCCGGGCCGCCGCCGGAGGATCTCCTGGCCGATGCGCGCCGCAATGCCTGGGTGCTCGGCCCCGGCCTGCCGCCTGGGCCGGACACCCTGGCGCTGCTGCGCCGGGTGGTGGAGGCCGGGCGGCAGGCGGTGGTGGATGGCGGCGCGCTGACCGCCGCCGCCGGCCAGCCCCAGCTGCTGCGGGGCGCCGCCATCCTCACCCCGCATGCCGGGGAATTCGGGAAGGTCTTCGGCTCCCCGCCGGGCGACCGCCTTTCCGCCGCCCGGATGGCAGCGGCGCTGACGGGCGCCGTGGTGGTGCTGAAAGGCTCGGACAGCATCATCGCCGCGCCGGACGGGCGGGTGGCCATCAATGCCAATGCGCCACCCGCCCTGGCCACCGCCGGCAGTGGCGACGTGCTCGCGGGCCTGGCGGGGGGGCTGCTGGCCCAGAACATGCCGCCATTCCAGGCGGCCTGCGCCGCCGTCTGGCTGCATGGAAAGGCGGCCGGGCTGGCGCTGGGCGATGCGCGGCCCGGCGCGCCCCTGGTGGCCGAGGATCTGCTCCACCAGATCCGCGCCGCCTGGATGGCGGCGGTAGAGAAGTAA
- a CDS encoding ABC transporter ATP-binding protein, whose amino-acid sequence MAMLERPFVEIDGVSMRYGGAEGTLALKDASLSVGKGEFVAVVGPSGCGKSTLMRLVTGLWPSSAGSVIVAGREVDKPLSIAGMAFQNPTLLPWRTILDNVMLPLEVVEPHRRRLRRERAMYEDKARRLLAMVGLAGFEKKFAYQLSGGMQQRASLCRALIHDPQLLMLDEPFGALDIFTREDLWEQLQQVCLTLKPTVILVTHDLKEAVYLADRVLVMSSRPGRILAERRVPFPRPRLLDDTYRPEFQALVHELREHISAARRGEEIAHAA is encoded by the coding sequence ATGGCAATGCTGGAACGGCCTTTCGTCGAGATTGACGGGGTCTCGATGCGATATGGCGGGGCGGAGGGAACACTGGCGCTGAAGGATGCCAGCCTCTCCGTCGGCAAGGGTGAGTTCGTCGCCGTGGTCGGGCCATCCGGCTGCGGCAAATCGACCCTGATGCGGCTGGTGACGGGGCTGTGGCCATCTTCCGCCGGCAGCGTGATCGTGGCGGGGCGGGAGGTGGACAAGCCGCTCTCCATCGCCGGCATGGCCTTCCAGAACCCGACCCTGCTGCCCTGGCGCACTATCCTCGACAACGTGATGCTGCCGCTGGAGGTCGTGGAGCCGCACCGCCGCCGGCTGCGCCGCGAACGCGCAATGTATGAGGACAAAGCGCGCAGGCTGCTGGCCATGGTGGGGCTGGCGGGCTTCGAGAAGAAATTCGCCTACCAGCTTTCCGGCGGCATGCAGCAGCGGGCCAGCCTCTGCCGCGCGCTGATCCACGACCCGCAGCTGCTGATGCTGGACGAACCCTTCGGCGCGCTGGACATCTTCACGCGCGAGGATCTTTGGGAACAGTTGCAGCAGGTCTGCCTGACGCTGAAGCCCACGGTCATCCTGGTCACGCATGACCTGAAGGAGGCGGTCTATCTGGCGGACCGCGTGCTGGTCATGTCCTCCCGCCCCGGGCGCATCCTGGCGGAGCGGCGCGTCCCCTTCCCGCGCCCGCGCCTGCTGGACGACACTTACAGGCCGGAGTTCCAGGCGCTGGTGCATGAGCTGCGCGAGCATATCAGCGCCGCCCGCCGCGGTGAGGAGATCGCCCATGCCGCATGA